A single window of Selenomonas sputigena DNA harbors:
- a CDS encoding MFS transporter has translation MADEMAWKNLGPNPSRKEIIACWNPEDAGFWEKYGKRIATQNLYTSTWALVLSFVAWTLWATIAAKLKFIGFNFSDDQIFTLAALPGLVGATGRLFYTYLPGLIGGRNSTLITTALLLLPLFGLGRALQDPTTPYETFVLLVSFIGIAGANFSASMANIGFFFPKANKGFALGINAGIGNLGVSLIYLTAPILLGWNLSSLFGEGVPGPDGMMYVQNVCYFWTIPTALTLVLVWLFMDNLPLPKQSPKSMMSIFGNKHTWLMCWIYTCGFGSFIGFSAALGLLVAKEFPEMPFSYAAFLGPFIGAGIRPVGGLLADKMNSGSRVTLISLFVMLGASFLVLFGVEAHRFPVFFGAFLLLFLTTGFINGASFRMIPYIFNNPFHSSLVTGFTAAIAAYGAFFIPKLFGFAYANYGVVAPAFYILIAFTVSTIVITWYFYDRKGSGIRC, from the coding sequence ATGGCTGATGAAATGGCATGGAAGAATCTCGGTCCCAATCCATCGCGCAAGGAGATCATTGCATGCTGGAATCCCGAGGACGCGGGCTTTTGGGAGAAGTATGGCAAGCGCATCGCGACGCAGAATCTCTACACATCGACTTGGGCGCTCGTCCTGAGCTTCGTTGCGTGGACGCTCTGGGCGACGATCGCGGCGAAGCTCAAGTTTATCGGCTTCAACTTCTCGGACGATCAGATTTTCACGCTCGCGGCGCTGCCCGGTCTCGTCGGCGCGACGGGACGCTTGTTTTACACGTATCTGCCGGGGTTGATCGGCGGCAGGAACTCCACTCTCATCACGACGGCGCTGCTTCTGCTGCCGCTCTTCGGTTTGGGCCGCGCTCTGCAGGATCCCACAACGCCGTATGAGACGTTCGTCCTTCTCGTGTCTTTCATCGGCATTGCGGGCGCAAACTTCTCCGCTTCGATGGCGAATATCGGCTTCTTCTTCCCCAAGGCGAACAAGGGATTTGCGCTTGGCATCAATGCGGGCATCGGCAACCTCGGCGTATCGCTCATCTATCTGACGGCGCCGATCCTCTTGGGCTGGAATCTCTCCTCGCTCTTCGGCGAGGGCGTGCCGGGTCCTGACGGCATGATGTACGTGCAGAATGTCTGCTACTTCTGGACGATTCCGACGGCGCTGACGCTCGTCCTCGTCTGGCTCTTCATGGACAATTTGCCGCTGCCGAAGCAAAGCCCCAAGAGCATGATGTCCATCTTCGGCAACAAGCATACGTGGCTCATGTGCTGGATTTACACCTGCGGCTTCGGCTCTTTCATTGGCTTTTCGGCGGCGCTCGGGCTGCTCGTCGCGAAGGAATTCCCCGAGATGCCATTCTCTTATGCCGCTTTCCTCGGCCCCTTCATCGGCGCGGGCATCCGTCCCGTCGGCGGCCTTCTGGCGGACAAGATGAACAGCGGTTCGCGCGTCACTCTCATCTCGCTCTTCGTCATGCTCGGCGCGAGCTTCCTCGTGCTCTTCGGCGTGGAGGCGCATCGCTTCCCCGTGTTCTTCGGCGCATTCCTGCTGCTCTTCTTGACGACGGGCTTCATCAACGGCGCTTCCTTCCGCATGATTCCCTACATCTTCAACAATCCGTTCCACTCCTCGCTCGTTACGGGCTTCACGGCGGCGATCGCGGCCTATGGCGCGTTCTTTATCCCGAAGCTTTTCGGCTTCGCCTACGCGAACTACGGCGTCGTCGCTCCCGCCTTCTACATCCTCATCGCGTTCACGGTCAGCACCATCGTTATCACATGGTACTTCTACGACCGCAAGGGTTCGGGAATCCGCTGCTAG
- a CDS encoding nucleotidyl transferase AbiEii/AbiGii toxin family protein, which produces MNTAQMRHIEIMRNFLTELNKETDTFILKGGTSLLLAYGLDRFSEDIDLDGEKRRLKGFIESYSQKHGFSFRIAKDTPTVERFMLAYDPSIQKPLKIEISYRSRSIPANTHHRVNGIEVYTIDRICQLKTGAYQGRDKIRDLYDICFICHRYFEELSESAKEQLKDALTYKGFDYFDYVTSTQDDALIDKDALAGLYLNMFEKLDLLYSEEEAKTISAKEPDAEKEDDEQEDWRR; this is translated from the coding sequence ATGAATACCGCACAAATGCGTCATATAGAAATCATGCGTAATTTCTTGACAGAACTCAACAAGGAAACCGATACGTTCATCTTGAAAGGCGGAACGAGCCTTCTTCTTGCTTATGGACTGGATCGTTTTTCCGAGGATATTGACTTGGATGGAGAGAAACGGCGTCTCAAGGGATTCATCGAGAGTTATTCCCAAAAGCATGGATTTTCTTTCCGTATCGCCAAAGATACACCAACAGTCGAGCGATTCATGCTGGCATATGACCCATCCATACAGAAACCATTAAAAATCGAAATCTCCTATCGCAGCCGCAGCATTCCCGCGAATACGCATCATCGCGTGAACGGAATAGAAGTCTACACGATCGACCGAATTTGCCAGTTGAAAACAGGCGCGTACCAGGGACGGGATAAGATCCGTGATCTCTATGACATTTGCTTCATTTGCCATCGATACTTTGAGGAATTGTCGGAGTCTGCAAAGGAACAGCTGAAGGATGCTTTGACCTATAAAGGCTTTGATTATTTTGATTATGTCACTTCCACGCAGGACGACGCACTGATCGATAAGGACGCATTGGCAGGACTTTATCTGAATATGTTTGAAAAGCTGGATCTTCTCTATTCAGAGGAGGAAGCGAAAACTATTTCTGCCAAGGAACCTGATGCAGAAAAAGAAGACGATGAACAAGAGGACTGGCGCCGCTGA
- the glmS gene encoding glutamine--fructose-6-phosphate transaminase (isomerizing), with protein sequence MCGIVGYVGKRQATPFLIEGLTKLEYRGYDSSGIAVLNEEKIRVEKCVGRLAELKRIIEGNEPAGHIGIGHTRWATHGRPSDSNAHPHTDCAGNFAVVHNGIIENYMSLKEDLIEKGHSFKSETDTEVVAHLLEEVYNGDFEASVREVLSRIEGSYALVFMSREHPDRLICTKQDNPLVIGLGEGENFIASDIPAIIARTRRTYIVNDGEMAVVKADGVHITNRRGEVVTKKVFEVNWNAEAAEKGGYEHFMLKEIHEQPKAVRDTMSPRIAKDGKHIVMDELRWSREFLDSFNKVYIVACGTAYHAGLVGKYYIEKLARIPVEVDVASEFRYRSPIIDENTLMIVVSQSGETSDTLAALKEAKRLGAKSLAVTNVVGSSIAREAAQVLYTWAGPEIAVASTKAYTTQLILMFMLAVYMADLKGTLAKERSEALIEGLTKIPAQISETLSDVEPIKTFAKQYGFNEDVFFIGRGLDYHVALEGSLKLKEISYIHAEAYAAGELKHGTLALIVEGVPVIALATQKSVYEKTLSNIKEVKARDAVVIGIAAEGDTELEKYVDHVIHVPETDELLIPLLTVVPLQLLAYFAAITRGCDVDKPRNLAKSVTVE encoded by the coding sequence ATGTGTGGAATCGTTGGTTATGTCGGCAAGCGTCAGGCGACGCCGTTTCTCATCGAGGGGCTGACGAAGCTTGAGTATCGCGGCTATGATTCGTCGGGCATCGCAGTCTTGAACGAGGAGAAGATCCGCGTGGAAAAATGCGTGGGTCGTCTTGCCGAACTCAAGCGAATCATCGAAGGAAATGAGCCGGCAGGTCATATCGGCATTGGGCATACGCGTTGGGCGACGCATGGACGTCCGTCGGACAGCAACGCACATCCGCATACAGACTGCGCGGGCAATTTTGCTGTTGTGCACAACGGCATCATCGAAAACTATATGTCGCTGAAGGAAGATTTGATTGAAAAAGGTCATTCCTTCAAGTCGGAGACGGATACGGAGGTCGTCGCACACCTGTTGGAGGAAGTCTACAACGGCGACTTCGAGGCCTCGGTGCGCGAGGTGCTTTCTCGTATCGAAGGCTCTTACGCTCTCGTATTCATGTCGCGCGAGCATCCCGACCGCCTGATCTGCACGAAGCAGGACAATCCGCTTGTCATCGGTCTCGGCGAAGGGGAGAATTTCATCGCGTCCGACATCCCCGCGATCATTGCGCGCACGCGGCGCACCTACATCGTCAATGACGGTGAGATGGCGGTCGTCAAGGCGGACGGCGTGCACATCACGAATCGCCGCGGCGAAGTCGTGACGAAGAAGGTCTTCGAGGTCAACTGGAACGCCGAGGCGGCGGAAAAGGGCGGCTACGAGCACTTCATGCTTAAGGAGATTCACGAGCAGCCGAAGGCCGTGCGCGACACGATGTCGCCGCGCATCGCCAAGGACGGCAAGCATATCGTCATGGACGAGCTGCGCTGGAGCCGCGAATTCCTTGATTCGTTCAACAAGGTTTACATCGTCGCCTGCGGCACGGCGTATCATGCGGGTCTTGTCGGCAAGTACTACATCGAGAAGCTCGCGCGCATCCCCGTCGAGGTTGACGTTGCGTCGGAGTTCCGCTACCGTTCGCCGATCATCGACGAGAACACCCTGATGATCGTCGTCAGCCAGTCGGGTGAGACGAGCGACACGCTCGCTGCCTTGAAGGAAGCCAAGCGTCTGGGTGCGAAGAGTCTCGCCGTCACGAACGTCGTCGGCTCGTCCATCGCGCGTGAGGCCGCGCAGGTGCTCTACACCTGGGCGGGACCTGAGATCGCCGTTGCCTCGACGAAAGCGTACACGACGCAGCTCATCTTGATGTTCATGCTCGCCGTCTACATGGCAGATCTCAAGGGAACGCTCGCGAAGGAGCGCAGCGAGGCTTTGATCGAGGGCCTTACGAAGATTCCCGCGCAGATCAGCGAGACGCTGAGCGACGTCGAGCCGATCAAGACGTTTGCGAAGCAGTACGGCTTCAACGAGGACGTCTTCTTTATCGGACGCGGTCTCGACTATCATGTGGCGCTTGAAGGCTCGCTGAAGCTCAAGGAGATTTCCTACATTCACGCTGAGGCCTATGCGGCGGGCGAGCTCAAGCACGGCACGCTTGCGCTCATCGTCGAGGGCGTGCCCGTCATCGCGCTCGCGACGCAGAAGAGCGTCTATGAGAAGACCTTGTCGAACATCAAGGAAGTCAAGGCGCGTGACGCCGTTGTCATCGGCATTGCTGCCGAGGGCGATACGGAACTCGAAAAGTACGTCGATCACGTCATCCACGTGCCTGAGACGGATGAGCTTCTGATTCCTCTCTTGACGGTCGTGCCGCTGCAGCTGCTCGCCTACTTCGCCGCCATCACGCGCGGCTGCGACGTGGACAAGCCGCGCAACCTCGCGAAGTCCGTCACGGTCGAATGA
- a CDS encoding IMP dehydrogenase: MAYYFTEPSHTFGEYLLVPGYSSEQCVPANVSLQTPLVKFRRGEEPKIKMNIPMTSAIMQAVSNDTMAIALAREGGVSFIYGSQTPEQEAAMISRVKNYKSGFVSSDSNIKPTTTLGEVLALKDATGHSTMAVTEDGTPNGKLVGIVTSRDYRVTRMSFDTPVKDFMTPFERLIYADANLTLPQANDLIWEHKLNMLPLIDENQRLRYMVFRKDYTDNKENELELIDERKRYIVGAGINTRDYAERVPALLEAGADVLCIDSSEGYSEWQKKTLEYIHKEFGEDVKVGAGNVVDGEGFRFLADAGADFVKVGIGGGSICITRETKGIGRGQATAVIDVCRARDEYFKETGVYIPVCSDGGIVHDYHMTLALAMGADFMMLGRYFSRFDESPTDKVKVNGTYYKEYWGEGSNRARNWQRYDLGGDRKLSFEEGVDSYVPYAGSLRDNIHISLSKIRSTMCNCGALNLSELRDKAKITLVSSTSIVEGGSHDVILKDKFGRD, from the coding sequence ATGGCATATTATTTCACAGAGCCGTCGCATACCTTTGGTGAATACTTGCTCGTGCCCGGGTACTCCTCGGAGCAGTGCGTTCCGGCGAATGTCTCGCTTCAGACGCCGCTCGTGAAGTTCCGTCGCGGAGAAGAGCCGAAGATCAAGATGAACATTCCGATGACCTCGGCGATCATGCAGGCGGTATCGAACGACACGATGGCGATCGCTTTGGCGCGCGAGGGCGGCGTGTCCTTCATCTACGGTTCGCAGACGCCCGAGCAGGAAGCGGCGATGATCTCTCGCGTCAAGAACTATAAGTCGGGCTTCGTGAGCAGCGATTCGAACATCAAGCCGACGACGACGCTCGGCGAGGTCTTGGCGCTCAAGGACGCGACGGGACATTCGACGATGGCGGTCACGGAGGACGGTACGCCGAACGGCAAGCTCGTCGGCATCGTCACGAGCCGCGACTACCGCGTGACGCGCATGAGCTTCGACACGCCCGTCAAGGACTTCATGACGCCGTTCGAACGCCTCATTTACGCAGATGCCAATCTCACGCTGCCGCAGGCGAACGATCTCATCTGGGAGCACAAGCTCAACATGCTGCCGCTCATTGACGAGAACCAGCGCCTGCGCTACATGGTGTTCCGCAAGGACTACACGGACAATAAGGAGAATGAGCTTGAGCTGATCGACGAGCGCAAGCGCTACATCGTCGGCGCGGGCATCAACACGCGCGACTATGCCGAGCGCGTGCCGGCGCTCCTTGAGGCGGGTGCGGACGTCCTTTGCATCGACTCTTCCGAGGGATATTCGGAGTGGCAGAAGAAGACGCTTGAGTACATCCACAAGGAGTTCGGCGAGGATGTCAAGGTCGGTGCGGGCAATGTCGTTGACGGCGAAGGCTTCCGCTTCCTCGCGGATGCGGGCGCAGACTTCGTCAAGGTCGGCATCGGCGGCGGCTCGATCTGCATCACGCGTGAGACGAAGGGCATCGGCCGCGGTCAGGCGACGGCGGTCATCGACGTCTGCCGCGCACGCGACGAGTATTTCAAGGAGACAGGCGTCTACATCCCCGTCTGCTCGGACGGCGGCATCGTGCACGACTATCACATGACGCTCGCCTTGGCGATGGGCGCGGACTTCATGATGCTCGGCCGCTACTTCTCGCGCTTCGACGAGAGCCCGACGGACAAGGTTAAGGTCAACGGCACCTACTACAAGGAATATTGGGGCGAAGGATCGAACCGCGCGCGCAACTGGCAGCGCTACGACCTCGGCGGCGACCGCAAGCTGTCGTTTGAAGAGGGCGTAGACTCCTACGTTCCCTATGCCGGTTCCCTGCGCGACAACATCCACATCTCGCTGAGCAAGATCCGCTCGACGATGTGCAACTGCGGTGCGCTCAACCTCAGTGAGTTGCGCGACAAAGCGAAGATCACGCTCGTATCCTCGACGAGCATCGTCGAGGGCGGTTCGCACGACGTCATCTTGAAGGACAAGTTTGGCCGTGACTGA
- the moaC gene encoding cyclic pyranopterin monophosphate synthase MoaC gives MANELTHFDAAGNAHMVDVSEKKETERIARASGRILVSPAVYEAIAGGTAKKGDVLGVARIAGIMAAKKTSDAIPLCHPLPLTRVSIDFGLLAEASAVEACAEVKTRGVTGVEMEALHAVSVALLTIYDMCKALDKRMEITALHLDAKSGGKSGDFRR, from the coding sequence ATGGCAAACGAATTGACGCATTTTGATGCGGCAGGCAACGCGCACATGGTCGATGTCAGCGAGAAGAAGGAAACGGAGCGCATCGCGCGTGCGAGCGGCCGCATCCTTGTAAGCCCTGCCGTCTACGAGGCGATTGCGGGCGGCACGGCAAAGAAGGGCGACGTCCTCGGCGTCGCGCGCATCGCCGGCATCATGGCGGCGAAGAAGACGAGCGACGCGATCCCGCTGTGCCATCCGCTGCCGCTGACGCGCGTGAGCATCGACTTTGGGCTTCTGGCTGAAGCATCTGCGGTCGAAGCGTGTGCCGAGGTCAAGACGCGCGGCGTCACGGGCGTCGAGATGGAAGCGCTGCATGCCGTGAGCGTCGCGCTCTTGACGATCTACGACATGTGCAAGGCGCTCGACAAGCGCATGGAAATCACCGCGCTGCATCTAGACGCGAAGAGCGGCGGCAAGAGCGGCGATTTTCGGCGCTGA
- a CDS encoding class I SAM-dependent methyltransferase, which translates to MNDIEKKERKVQRAYRQLGNIARLYDGMMTNTSWAGRFAIRWLWGFASYPEFLAMAYRGLSADFRGRLLEVPVGTGVLSFPHYEKMKEAQITCLDASETMLEAAKKHAANFSLGAVDFALGDVGDLQYADETFDFVLSVNGFHAFPEKEKAYRETERVLKRGGIFSGSMYVRGKSRRTDFFVKQFCERRGFFSPPYETEESLRTRLQAMYGEVDIMTIGSFAGFLCKKI; encoded by the coding sequence ATGAATGATATCGAAAAGAAAGAGCGCAAGGTGCAGCGCGCGTATCGCCAGCTCGGCAATATCGCGCGCCTATACGACGGCATGATGACGAATACGAGTTGGGCGGGGCGCTTTGCCATCCGCTGGCTCTGGGGCTTCGCCTCCTATCCGGAGTTTCTGGCGATGGCGTATCGCGGACTCTCCGCAGATTTTCGCGGAAGGCTGCTCGAAGTTCCCGTCGGCACGGGCGTGCTGTCGTTTCCGCATTATGAGAAGATGAAGGAGGCGCAGATCACCTGCCTCGACGCTTCGGAGACGATGCTGGAGGCGGCGAAAAAGCACGCGGCGAACTTTTCTCTCGGTGCGGTTGACTTTGCGCTCGGCGATGTCGGCGATTTGCAGTACGCCGATGAAACTTTTGATTTCGTATTGTCCGTCAACGGCTTTCACGCCTTTCCCGAGAAGGAGAAGGCGTACCGCGAGACGGAGCGCGTCCTGAAGCGCGGCGGCATATTTTCCGGCTCGATGTATGTGCGCGGCAAGAGCCGGCGCACCGATTTCTTCGTCAAGCAGTTCTGCGAGCGGCGCGGCTTCTTCTCGCCGCCCTACGAGACGGAGGAGAGCCTGCGGACAAGGCTTCAGGCGATGTACGGCGAAGTCGACATCATGACGATCGGCTCGTTCGCAGGCTTTCTTTGCAAGAAGATTTAA
- a CDS encoding MOSC domain-containing protein produces the protein MGKIVTIAASERRGTKKKPLEKALFHVGHGIVGDAHAGKWHRQVSFLGAAEIEAFRARGATVSHGDFGENIVAEGFSFRELPVGTRLAAGDVIFEITQIGKECHAHCAIYAAVGDCIMPREGVFARVLHGGTLKPGDELHLFEGKLPLDAAVITASDKGARGEREDKSGDLAQHLLEEAGYRIARRVILPDDEETLAKEMQECADLGVALVATTGGTGFSERDVTPEATRAVIEREAPGIAEAMRALSMQVTPRAMLSRAAAGICKRTLIVNLPGSAKAVEECLGFVLPQLAHGIEILRGDASECARK, from the coding sequence TTGGGAAAGATTGTAACGATTGCCGCGAGCGAGCGGCGCGGCACGAAGAAGAAACCGCTGGAAAAGGCGCTCTTTCATGTGGGGCACGGCATCGTCGGCGATGCGCACGCGGGAAAATGGCACCGGCAGGTGAGCTTTCTGGGTGCGGCGGAGATCGAGGCGTTTCGCGCCCGCGGTGCGACGGTCTCCCACGGCGATTTCGGTGAGAATATCGTCGCAGAGGGCTTCTCCTTCCGTGAGCTTCCCGTCGGTACGCGCCTCGCGGCAGGCGATGTCATCTTCGAAATCACGCAGATCGGCAAGGAGTGCCATGCGCACTGCGCCATCTACGCGGCGGTCGGCGACTGCATCATGCCGCGCGAGGGCGTCTTTGCACGCGTGCTGCACGGCGGCACACTGAAGCCCGGCGACGAGCTGCACCTTTTCGAGGGCAAGCTGCCGCTTGATGCCGCCGTCATCACGGCGAGCGACAAGGGGGCGCGCGGCGAGCGCGAGGACAAGAGCGGCGACTTGGCGCAGCATCTGTTGGAGGAGGCGGGCTATCGCATCGCACGGCGTGTGATTTTGCCCGATGATGAGGAGACGCTCGCGAAGGAGATGCAGGAATGCGCCGATCTCGGAGTCGCGCTCGTCGCCACGACGGGCGGCACGGGCTTTTCCGAGCGCGATGTGACGCCCGAGGCGACGCGAGCCGTCATCGAGCGTGAGGCGCCGGGCATCGCCGAGGCGATGCGCGCCCTCTCGATGCAGGTGACGCCGCGTGCCATGCTGAGCCGCGCCGCCGCCGGTATATGCAAGCGCACGCTGATCGTCAATCTGCCGGGCAGCGCCAAGGCTGTCGAGGAGTGCCTCGGCTTCGTCCTGCCGCAGTTGGCGCACGGCATCGAGATCCTGCGCGGCGATGCAAGCGAGTGCGCGAGAAAGTGA
- the mobB gene encoding molybdopterin-guanine dinucleotide biosynthesis protein B, producing the protein MREKVRPQSLADVTLLVVAGGRSRRMGEDKRWLDVGGVPLLEGLLKKAAAAGFAEIFLCVEERSEHLQALASRCGARILVDETAGQGPVAGLSRGLAASSHTWSFAVSADMPFFSFDAAIELLPKAERMARAVVPVADGRREPLAALYHKETAHVFSTAMAAGERSLRRAAAALPSLEVSVRAGACFFNVNTPAALRLARGRAANLVRRVPIVSIVAPASGTGKTTFVEKLLPLLTSRGVRVGVVKSDAHGIVLNDEAKDSGRFRAAGASSVAVVAPAGFWLYERTQEKLSLEAAAARMTGVDLVLIETRSHGVFPALSLWRELEEPLLDERVAALFSSCHERQAEGILQLDLEAMEDAAHLVLFLMGREEGFDLHRIAWDGGHSGKRGA; encoded by the coding sequence GTGCGCGAGAAAGTGAGGCCGCAGAGCCTCGCCGATGTGACGCTTCTCGTCGTCGCGGGCGGCAGAAGCCGGCGCATGGGCGAGGACAAGCGTTGGCTCGATGTCGGCGGCGTGCCGCTGTTGGAGGGGCTGCTGAAAAAGGCGGCTGCTGCGGGATTTGCAGAAATCTTCCTGTGCGTCGAAGAAAGGAGCGAGCACCTGCAAGCCTTGGCAAGCCGTTGTGGCGCGAGGATTCTCGTCGATGAAACGGCGGGGCAGGGGCCTGTGGCGGGGCTTTCACGCGGCCTGGCGGCGAGTTCTCATACTTGGTCCTTCGCCGTGTCGGCGGATATGCCCTTTTTCTCCTTCGACGCAGCGATAGAACTTCTGCCCAAGGCGGAGCGTATGGCACGAGCTGTCGTTCCCGTCGCCGATGGGCGTCGCGAGCCGCTTGCCGCGCTCTACCACAAGGAAACGGCGCACGTGTTCTCTACGGCTATGGCGGCAGGCGAGCGCAGCCTTCGGCGAGCGGCCGCCGCGCTCCCCTCGCTTGAAGTTTCCGTTCGCGCGGGCGCATGCTTCTTCAATGTGAACACGCCCGCCGCCCTTCGCTTGGCGCGCGGCCGAGCGGCGAACCTCGTGCGCCGCGTGCCCATCGTATCCATCGTTGCTCCCGCATCGGGCACAGGCAAGACAACCTTTGTCGAAAAGCTCCTGCCGCTCTTGACCTCGCGCGGCGTGCGCGTCGGCGTCGTCAAGAGCGATGCGCACGGCATTGTCCTGAACGACGAGGCGAAGGACAGCGGACGCTTCCGCGCGGCGGGCGCGTCGAGCGTCGCCGTCGTCGCGCCTGCGGGTTTCTGGCTCTACGAGCGCACGCAGGAGAAGCTCTCGCTGGAAGCGGCCGCCGCACGCATGACGGGTGTCGATCTCGTGCTCATCGAGACGCGCTCACACGGCGTATTTCCCGCCTTGTCGCTCTGGCGCGAGCTGGAAGAGCCGCTGCTCGACGAGCGCGTCGCGGCGCTCTTCTCCTCTTGCCATGAGCGGCAGGCGGAAGGGATTTTGCAGCTTGACCTCGAAGCTATGGAGGATGCCGCACATCTCGTCCTTTTTCTGATGGGGCGGGAGGAAGGATTCGATCTGCATCGAATCGCATGGGACGGCGGCCATAGCGGAAAGAGAGGCGCATAG
- a CDS encoding nuclease produces MQQKEDLPSEYHASDYRNPTYDQHAKRLLAQRTIMARLLKRTVPEFKEATISDIAEKYIEGTPQISEIPIDRDMTNAVGNTPRSPKEFLGSATENIGITEGWIRFDILFHARVPKSGELITLIINVEAQRTQRSSKLGYALLKRAIYYASRLISSQKETEFTGSSYDDLKKVYSIWLCMDSPDGKSSINRYDLNEHHILHEYKANHADYDLISIITIYLGEEQPPDEDWLIRFLRLLFKDTRTPAMRKKQLLKDEFDMDTTTDIEEEMKTMCNLSTGIYEQGMERGIAQGMERGIAQGMERGIAQGMERGAENTRRETALSMLKEGLPTDMVARITNLSMEEIKALHQKMPNLN; encoded by the coding sequence ATGCAGCAGAAAGAAGACCTCCCGTCGGAATATCATGCGTCTGATTATCGAAATCCAACGTATGATCAACATGCCAAACGCCTGCTTGCACAAAGAACTATCATGGCACGTCTCCTCAAACGAACCGTGCCGGAATTCAAAGAAGCGACGATTTCCGATATTGCTGAAAAATATATTGAAGGCACCCCGCAGATCAGTGAGATTCCTATTGACAGGGATATGACCAATGCGGTTGGAAACACCCCGCGCTCCCCAAAAGAGTTTCTCGGTTCCGCTACGGAAAATATCGGCATCACGGAAGGCTGGATTCGTTTTGACATCCTCTTTCACGCGCGTGTTCCAAAATCGGGCGAACTCATCACCCTGATCATCAACGTCGAAGCACAAAGAACTCAGCGAAGCTCCAAACTCGGCTATGCACTCTTGAAACGAGCCATTTACTATGCGAGTCGTTTGATTTCATCCCAGAAAGAAACCGAATTTACGGGCTCATCCTACGATGACCTCAAAAAGGTCTACAGCATCTGGCTTTGCATGGATTCACCCGATGGCAAAAGCTCCATCAATCGCTACGATCTCAACGAACATCATATTCTTCATGAATATAAGGCCAATCATGCGGATTATGACCTGATCAGCATCATCACCATATATCTCGGCGAAGAGCAGCCACCCGATGAAGATTGGCTCATCCGCTTCCTGCGTCTGCTGTTCAAAGACACACGAACACCAGCCATGAGAAAGAAACAACTTCTGAAAGATGAATTCGATATGGATACAACTACAGATATAGAAGAGGAGATGAAAACGATGTGCAACTTGAGTACAGGCATCTATGAACAAGGCATGGAGCGTGGCATCGCCCAAGGCATGGAGCGCGGCATCGCCCAAGGCATGGAGCGCGGCATCGCCCAAGGCATGGAGCGCGGCGCAGAAAACACCCGCAGAGAAACGGCTCTTTCCATGCTCAAAGAAGGACTTCCCACCGATATGGTTGCACGTATCACAAACTTGTCAATGGAAGAAATCAAAGCCTTGCACCAAAAGATGCCCAATTTGAATTGA
- a CDS encoding Bax inhibitor-1/YccA family protein, translating into MLSKVSRATDAVFSGEAASYSGIAIKSTGLVLIVAASAVITWLTGYATPTTTMVTAVMGLITALIVSFKPGTAGLLAPLYAILEGMCLACLSVTVAFISPSILVNAVMLTFGIAIAAGLVYARGLVTVNSKFMRITMIALTGVVLTYIAEMVLGFFGIHFPMLHDGGIVAIAIELVIIGVATLCLFMDYELINRSVQEGLPKDYEWYCAFSLLVTLIWLYVEILDLLRMLSGRD; encoded by the coding sequence ATGTTATCCAAAGTGAGCAGAGCGACGGACGCCGTCTTTTCGGGCGAAGCCGCAAGCTACAGCGGCATCGCCATAAAGAGCACGGGGCTTGTCCTCATTGTCGCGGCATCTGCCGTCATCACTTGGCTCACGGGCTATGCAACGCCGACGACGACGATGGTCACCGCCGTCATGGGGCTTATCACGGCCTTGATCGTTTCCTTCAAGCCCGGCACGGCAGGGCTTCTCGCGCCGCTCTACGCGATCCTAGAAGGCATGTGTCTCGCGTGCCTGTCCGTGACAGTTGCGTTCATCTCGCCGAGCATACTCGTCAATGCCGTCATGCTGACCTTCGGCATCGCCATCGCCGCCGGACTCGTCTACGCACGCGGACTCGTGACGGTCAACTCGAAGTTCATGCGCATCACGATGATCGCTCTGACGGGCGTCGTCCTCACGTACATCGCGGAAATGGTGCTCGGCTTCTTCGGCATCCACTTCCCGATGCTGCACGACGGCGGCATCGTCGCCATCGCCATCGAGCTTGTCATCATCGGCGTCGCGACGCTGTGCCTCTTCATGGACTATGAGCTCATCAATCGCAGCGTGCAGGAAGGCCTGCCGAAAGACTACGAATGGTACTGCGCCTTCTCGCTGCTCGTGACCCTCATCTGGCTCTACGTCGAGATTCTCGATTTGCTGCGAATGCTGTCGGGAAGAGACTGA